Below is a genomic region from Leptospira yasudae.
GGCCGCAGCGAGAATCCGTTGCTGATCGCAATCCTTACATTCTTCCTTTGTGGGAAAGAACGTTTCGGAAACCGCCTGAGATAGAGGATTTAAAAAACAATTCGACAAGAAGGAGCAAAATAACAAGAGAAGGACTGTACACAAAATTCTTTTCATTTTATAATTTTCCAATAGGTGCAGTGTATACCGATCGGAAATAACTTTCAGCTAAAAAAGGGGTCCTAACGGACGCTTAACGAAAAAAATTTCCAATTCTCCCGTTAATGCGACATGACCCAATTCATTTAGAATTTTTGAATAAAGCAAGAACGCGGAAAAATCCCCCGTTCGAGTGATCGAAGATCCGAACTACGATCGCGGAAACGGATTCGGTTTTTAATCCGGCACTTCGAAGTTGAAGATTTCGGAAACGTCCGGCGACGCCTTTTTGTAGATCAACGCATCGGAGCCGTCTTCGTAATAACGTTTTCGCACGTGGATTCTTTGAAAGCCGCAGGCTTCGTACAAACCGATTGCGGGAAGATTGAGTGAACTCACTTCCAAGAAAAAACTCTTCTCCCTTTCGGAATTCAAAAGATAATCCAAAAGTTTTTTCGCGATTCCCTTCTTTCGATGACGAGGATGAACGGCGACGCGATAGATTTCGATCTCTTCGCCGGAAAGTTTGTAAAGAATATAACAGAGATCAGTCGCTCCGATCGCGGAAGCTTCTTCGAGATGAGAATATAACATTTCCGTTGTCCAAGCGCCGCTTCCAAAACACTCGGCTTCCAAGACAAAGAGCCAATCCAGATCCGTTTTATTTAGAATTCTCGCTTCCACTTCGGAAAACCGTTCTCGTTTTTAAGTCAAATTCTAGTTGCAGAAGTCCAATATTCAATCAGGATTCAATACTTACCTTTCGGAGGAATCGGAATTTCGAAAAAAAAAATTCTCACCGAAAGAACTGAATCAAGGAGTCTCTATGAAAAAAATAGGTAAAATCGTCTATGCGGTCCCCTTCGCGATTTTCGGATTGTTCCATTTTATCTCCGGTCCAGCGATGGCTGGAATCGTTCCTTCTTATATTCCCTTTCCCGTAATTTGGGTTTATCTCATTGGTTTGGCGTTGATCGCGGCATCCGTTTCGATCATCACGGGAATCAAAACCCATCTCGCGACGATTCTTCTCGCGGTGCTTTTGGGAATTTTCGTAGTGTTGGTACATCTTCCCGGCGCGGCTGCGGGCAACCAAGCTTCCACGGTCGCTCTTTTGAAAGACGTTTCCCTTTTAGGAGCCGCTCTTTTGATCGCGGGCAGCACAAAAGACTAATTTCTTTTCTAAAAAAGCGGGGTTTCAACCTCGCTTTTTCTTCTTTTTTTCTAAGAATTCAAACCGCAGATTCAATTTCCGAAACCGCATCATTTAAGAAGATGAGAATTTTTCGTTCAACCGATATTCTCATTAGGACCTTGTGTCCGTTTCGAGGAAGTTTTATGATTCAGAAAATTCTCCGCATTCTTACCCTACTTTGTTTATCCGTGTTCGTGTTCGTCTCCTGCGAACGATCCAAAAATTTC
It encodes:
- a CDS encoding GNAT family N-acetyltransferase; the encoded protein is MEARILNKTDLDWLFVLEAECFGSGAWTTEMLYSHLEEASAIGATDLCYILYKLSGEEIEIYRVAVHPRHRKKGIAKKLLDYLLNSEREKSFFLEVSSLNLPAIGLYEACGFQRIHVRKRYYEDGSDALIYKKASPDVSEIFNFEVPD
- a CDS encoding DoxX family membrane protein, yielding MKKIGKIVYAVPFAIFGLFHFISGPAMAGIVPSYIPFPVIWVYLIGLALIAASVSIITGIKTHLATILLAVLLGIFVVLVHLPGAAAGNQASTVALLKDVSLLGAALLIAGSTKD